In the Rhododendron vialii isolate Sample 1 chromosome 2a, ASM3025357v1 genome, TCGTTTCAAGGTAACAACCATCCCAATCTCTGAATACTCTAATATCCCTGTATATAGTTTGTATGCATATCTCGtattgtttgtccactttttgactaTTAAATGTCCGAAATTGTTTGCCCATTTTGAAAACACAAGAATAAAGTCCGCCCGAGACTAATAACTAGGCtgtgttcttgtaaacttataaagtctgaaacttatttcggtattttttctttttcgtaattttttgcttagcttttcgtcgtaatttttggagttaatCGTTCATTTCGATgagacgaatcagaaaagtataaaaatacaGACCGatattagaaaaattcaaatgagaCGGCACTTTAGATAAATAAGATAGTTGTTTGATTCTTTTTCGTCtttgttgaacttttttttgctttcggtcataattttgtactttttagccTCATCTCATCGAGATGgattattaatccaaaaaatatcacgCGAATctatctaacaaaaatttagaaaatacgaacaaaacacacaaaatgaataagaaaaataagtttacaagaatggagcCCTTGTACTACTGACTTCACTAGCGATTAGATAGTTAGATAGTTTGCTCTGATCAAACTCTCTCTCGCTAAGTCCAGTCAACTGGCAGTTTCCATCACTCTATTAAATGATCAAATGATCATTCAATTGAGAATAGACAAACACCCCATATGGGCCAAGCTCAGTAGAGCTTGACGATAGCTCTCTATCCTTCGGATACTCCAAACTTTTTTTATCCTCGTCTCTTGAATTGGAGTGACAAGTGGAATTTGAATTCAAGGGAATGTTTGGAAAGTTCAAGTTTTCAAATTGTAATGATTGTGCgtccttaataagttgaattCCCCAAATTAGACAAAGAAattgggacaaagggagtatacatatgtgtgtatacacacacacacaatacatATGCACACCTCTACGTCCGAGGTAATATATACTGGACTCCTAGGTGCATGTGCAAATTGTATTATGGAAAAGATGGAAAGAGGAAAATCTTGATTGAGATTCATGTGTAAAGAAATCTGGGATGTAAAAGTGGGAAAGAagggaaagtttttttttagggtggcagtttctttttcttcttgacagTTTCTTTATGGAGTTGAACTTAAAAGGGTAGTTTGAGATAAAAAGTGTGAGCCAGCCTAAAAAACGATGCTCACATCAAAAGGGTTGTTCCCTTTATAATAGTAACCCTTCATAACagtaatgataataataatattcTTCTTCGTGATACAGTAACACACTGACCTCTCTGTTGGTTTCATGGGTTAGTTTTGGTTTTCTGTCTCATTCAAGTCTTACACTAACCTAGATCACATGCCCTCTTGTGTTATATAATGGGGGACTAGATTATTGACATTGATGGCTGATGAAATGCCGATTCGGTATTTACCATGAAATTCAAGTCCAAATTAGCATTCCCTTGTTTTAATTTAACTGTAATTGACGGAGTGCATAATTACTTTGTGTCAAAACTGTTCCTTCTGTTTTCTTTGATTCTGTCTAATATGTAATGAGTTTAACCAACCTTGATGTTGTAGTGGATTCTTgtgcttggatttttttttttgattttttctttcaaagttGTCTGTTTTGTTAAGCTGATTCTTTATGATATCAAAGCACAAATAGTGCACAATTCAGAATACAATTCAATCCTAATAATAGTTAGGCAATGAGTAAACTGGGAAGCCTCTTTTGCTGTCCCATACTATAATATTAGTTGTTTTTCAGAAATTTGGGGTTGCAGTAGCCCCTATGCCCCCTTGGATCCATCATTGTTTCGGTGTATGTCCAATTGTTTATGTGCATGTTGTAGTTACTGAGGTTGTCTTCACAGAAATTTCATCTTCCCAATGTTGATGGCTTGCAGGCGTGGTTCTTGGATCAGTTTGGGGTTCTTCATGATGGAAAACAACCTTACCCCGGTGCAATTTCAACATGTAGGTTCTCATCTGTTAGCTTTGGCATTTTGGTAAGATTGTTTCAGTTGGGTTGTGTCAATTGTTTGCTTTGCCAATGGACGTTCAGTACCTTGTGCTCGGTTTTAAGTTCTATTTCCTCACAGTGGAAAGGCTAGCTACCAGCGGTGCAAAGATGGTGGTAATTAGTAATTCCTCAAGACGTGCATCGATAACCATGGAAAAATTGAAGACCCTCGGATTtgatccctccctctttttagGAGCCATCACAAGTGGAGAACTAACTCATCAATACTTGCAAAGGTTGACTGATCACCATATTATTATCAACTTGTACTTTGCTATCATCAAGCATCATCACTTATTTTAGTCCTTACCCTTCAATCTGATGAGTTTTATACAAAGGAAAGATTTAGCTTACATTGTCAAGTTGTAAGCAGTTGTAAAACTGCTTTGGCTAGTAGACGTTACTTGTAAGATGAGTCCTCTCTAGATTAGGCTCTGCATTTGCCACCACTAAAACCACAGTTGACATGTATCACAGTCTCTTATGATTCCTACTGAAAAGTGGTTGAGCAGTAAACAAAAGGTGAATGTGATGTGCATATTTCCTAGCAATTATATAAGCGGATAGTCGAAGAAACCTCCGCTCTAGGTTTTTGACAATCTCATGGACGTCCCTTGTGGGTTATGAAATTGCAGTGATCTCCATCAGGTTTGCAGGGTCAGTGGGCTTTACCTTACACAGATAACTGAGTTATGGTTGGATTACTATAGGCTAGGCCAGGTCTGTTAGTAACTCGCTAATTGTTTGTCGTGATGGGTTGCCTGTAGCAGCTGGTACGTGTTTTGAGCTTTTCTAAGATTGTTCTTTTTGGGTCTCTGTCATAATCTTATGTCGCTGAAACAAATAAGTTATTGTAGACTGATGCCATAGCTGCATAGTTTCATACTCAATTGTCAATTCCTTTCCTACTTGTACAGTTGCATGCCCACTCTGTTTTCATGGCACTGACTTTGAACAGGAGAAATGATGCCTGGTTTGCAGCACTTGGAAGGTCCTGCATTCATATGACCTGGAATGACCGGGGTGCGATATCTCTTGAGGTAGCATTTAGATATCGTCCTCCTCCTAAATTCCGGTTGCAAAGTTTAACTCAAACTAAGTATGTTTCCTTCTGTCCTCACTGTTCTTAAGATCTACTTaacatcattttcctttttttaattaaaagttAATCTAGAAAGGGCATTGTAGTGGGCCCAACCTTGAGCCTCCTTGGGCATAGCGAATCAGCAGCCCAAGAGGCTAAGTGCTTGGACCAAACGAACATCTCGGGCCAGCACGAGAATGTGGCCTGTCAGGCATAAAGCCCAAGTGCCTCGATCAACAGAGCTGGGTTGGACCGGACCAGGTTGAAAAGGGCCTAACCCGAATCTAGATGAAGAATCTGCGTGTTAATCGGAGATGGTTCGGTCACATGGCCGTGACACTCATGCGTCAGGCATGATGTCAATCAGAGCTATGTACTTCCTCTCTTCGAGTTGAGACTGACTTAACCATCGGTGTGCCTTCTTGATTGTCCCTGGCCAGTCAGCCACTAATGGTGGTTCTTGTCTTGTAGATCCAGGTGAGGAAGGAGGAGCTCCGTTCCAGATCAGAACCCGAGATCCATTGGGGAGTACCAGATAAACAGCACCCCACATGCATTAAGGGTTTGCCACCtgtgtacaaaaaaaaaaacatcaaaacaatACACTCCAGGAGGATGGAAAAGATCTATCTTTTTCAAGATATTGGTCCAGGGAAGGATTAGATTCCTTCAACTCCCATCTATACATGCAACTGACAATAAGGGTCTTAAGTCTGTACAACAGACACTCCAAGGCGTCAAAGTGACGATGATTCCTCTCCCAACATCTAAGGCACATCAACATAGTGGTATCATTTCCCAAAATTTTCTTCTCCCCTTCCTCAATCTTGTCCCTAACCAACAATGAAGAAGTTCTACCAAGCCAAACATGAATTATCCATGAGTCTCTGGCTTTCGCTTGCACATGCGATGCAAATGAACCATGATTCTCTACCTTAGAATCATGTTATCAATGGTAAGAATCTTATCGAGGGCCGCACCACACAAAAAATGCAACTCTGGGTGGGGCTTTCGTGATCGAAACCATTTTCCGGGGGAAGGTAGATTTGTGACTTCGGCATATTGCTTCATAAAATATCCTCACCATGAAGGACCACCGACAAAGCAAGATTCCACCTCAACGATTCCTTCCCGGATCACATGCATCATCTATATTCTATCCATGAGATTCACTAATCCATCCACCTCTATCTGGCACCTCTcaattcttttcatttttattcatgGACTCATCCTACATGATGTGGATTTCTAGAATCTCTGGACTTGCAAGTGCTGCAGAGGCAGTAACAATGCCTTTTCAGAAGGGTTTTAAAAATATAGGTTGAGATTTACATTTCTTTACAGAAGAAACTTCGCTGATTCTGCAGAGTTCTTGTAAGGATCAAAGAACGGGAGCTCACTTTTTGGAAGCGATTGTGACCTAAAAAATTGCCATGAAGTCCGTCTTGACTATAAGCTTGTAAAACAGCGAGGCCCCATGGGCACAATCAGTCCCATATCATTGGGTAGATTGTATATGAATCAGTACATAAGATAACGCCAATCACCTACTAAacctgaggttaaccttttgagccacgtgattAGGCCAAGGGTTAACAGGTCAGTTGGGACGGGTCCTTATAAAAACACTAAAGGAAAGCAGCTGTTTAGTATTGTTATTTGCATAATAGAACTGGTGAGCAATGAAAACATCTTGGTAATCATAATATCAACTGAATGAGCAATCTATGTAACTAGCTTCATTTTTGGAGGTGACTGAATTTATTAATTTAcagttttttcgtataaattCGTTCTGCAGGGTCTTGGTTTACAAGTGGTGGATAATGTTGATGAAGCTGAGTTTATTCTCGCCCATGGCACTGAAGCCTTGGGGCTGCCTTCTGGTACTTCACTTCCTTTGACACTCGAAGATCTAGAGGAAATACTGAAGCAGTGTGCAGTTAAAAAAATCCCTATGGTTGTCGCAAATCCAGACTTTGTAACAGTTGAGGCCAGGGCTCTGCGTGTCATGCCAGGTGAAGATGTTTATGCGTGAATGATTGCTTAATTTTTATTGAGACTTGAACGCTGTGCTCAGTAATAAACAACAAGGAACGGATGATCCATGATGGAATCCCTAATTAGCTGTTTTAGCTATCCAAAAAGTGTGATCTTTATTGGTCTCTATTTCACGCAgaagtatatatatttgttttgttttttttttcctttgggggtttctcttttgttcctctttctcctctctcatCCCCCTTCTTTTACATTGAATTGATGCCAATTAGGTAGATTTACCATCACTGCCGTAAACTTTCTGCCTTCTTTGAAGTTGGTTTTCTATACACTACAAAGTGGGAAGTAGAGCATTATTTAAGCAGCTAAGGCAGGGAAGTATATTTATTCAAATCATGATGTCTTCTTTCATGCAATTACTAATTGGAATGTTACCAAATTCATGGAGGAAATTTTTGCCAAATGCATGTTAATaggatgtaattttttttttatttgattcagATTATCTTCTTCTACAGAACTGTGTGGCATCTTATAGCAGTAGTTATGTTGTGCATCTGAATCATCCCCccccatccccccccccccccccccccccccccccctctgaTATATGAATTTGTGAAGTTAGCAGTTCAGAATTTCTTTACCTTAAACACAAGTAAAGCACATCAATAGATGCTATCATGATGACAAGCGACTGGGTGTCCTTTTCTCATTTTGTACCTCTTGCATTTTGTTGTATATGTCCAAATGTGTACACATATATCCTTTGTTAATTGAAGATTTCATTCAGATAGAAATTTTGAGGATCTTATCTTTGCCTTTTATTGTGTCCTGATAGAAGAATTGTCAATATGTTTAGGTACGTTGGCATccaagtatgaaaaacttggCGGTGAAGTAAAATGGATGGGAAAGCCTGATGAGGTGAGACAAGAGCATTAGTATCATTTACCCCACCAATGGACACACCCTTTTCCATGCATGTATCCGTGGAGTTACTCTAAACGGCGTACATTTGCATTCACTCCATATTATCGGGTGACACCACAAATGTTTTGTGTCCAATATCATTATTTGAAACCATGATTGCAATATCCCTTTTTCATGTTTATATCTTCACTACTGTTTGCAATTCGTCCTTGAGAGGTGATTTTCACTCTACTGTAAATACAATAGATTTTGACCTTGCGctgataaaaaaatagatttcgacCTTACTCTGTAAAATGagtagtgctacatgtaccgacctccccggtaccgaaatcgtaccgccggccgccggtgggccgtctccggccaccggacggccgatccgagccgtccaaaaattttaaaaaaaaaaaacgagggggcctacgcgagaatcaacggcatccgaggtgtgtaaggttcttgatccgagcacccttttttcgtgtatatatgtatattcgcgggaatatacatatatacacgaaaaaagggtgctcggatcaagcaccttacacacctcggatgccgttgattcccgcgtaggccccctcgttttttttttttaaaatttttggacggctcggatcggccgtccggtggccggagacggcccaccggcggccggcggtacgatttcggtaccgggaggtcggtaccaatatcatttctgctGTAAAATTATGAACAACCCTCGCCGTATGTAAACAGGTGTATCAGGAATTACTATTGTGTAATGAAATGTTTTTATGTAAACAGGTGTATCAGGAATGTATTTGTACAAAAGTGGAGTGCAAGAACCATTCCACTTTTTTCGCTGCTCAAAAGTTGCACCAATGACTATAAGTGTAAATAAATTTGGCAGTGGCCCTTTTTCTGCAATATTAGCTGTCCAAAAATGTCATTGATGCTCAACAATGCTAAGTGCTCACAAACTTCTATTACTGAACTGAGGAACACATGTAGTTCTATTCCATTGGAATGACTAGCTAGCTATCTGTTCAATTGTAGGCAAACAGTGTTTCATCTGGTATATGAACTGAACATGAACCCTTGCATTCGTGGCTGTTCCAATTTCTTACTAGATATTACGAGTTCCATGATTAACTTTGTCTGTCCTCAGTTAAACAGATTCAATGGTAAAATCACTCCATAATGATACATCAATGGCTACAAAGCCATTTTCCTTCAACTAGAATATCTAGTGTCGGCATTATAATTTTCTTCTGTTAATTTTGGTCTTTGATATTATCTCTGTTTGCCGGTCTTTCAGAAAATTTATAAATCGGCTATGGCCATGGCTGGTGTGGATGCCGTCGATTGTATTGCTGTCGGTGATTCTCTCCACCATGACATAAAGGGTGCTAATATAGCTGGGATACAATCGGCATTTATAACTTGTGGGATCCATGCAACTGAACTTGGACTCGGTAAATTTGGAGATGCAGCAGACTCATCTTCTGTGCAAGCTCTTGCATTGACGCATGATGCTCATCCGTCTTACGTACTACCTGCATTCATGTGGTAGTCTCTTACCTTGGTAAGTACTGTAATACTCGCCCTGTTTGCCCCAACTAACtctcagaacagaaaatagggGTGGAATAGGACCCCATAACTCTCAGTTTACAGTTATAGGAGTGTtattttgttcacccacctAAAATATTGGTGGGCATTACCCACTTCGTATTTGTCCCACCCCGGGTCTTATTTAGATATGATTAGAGCTGTCATTTTGTAGGGCTAGATTTTTAACCTTTCCttcaaaaatcagctcattccATAACGAAAAGTGCTTCATCAAATAGTACCCGTCTTGTTTCATAATATTGGTCCtgaattttggataaaaaattgaatatacTTATTGATATAtccaattgagctaatttttcatatAGAAGATTAAAAATCAATATTTACAAAGTGAATGGCTTTGATCATCAAGATAAAGTCCAATTGTTTTGGCAAAATGGCCTTAGCCATTCCCAAAAAATGACCATGAATAGTGTCATTTGGCCAAAAAACGGCAATGATGGTGCATGGCTATTTTTCTGGccattcttttcaataattcCATTCGTACCCTATTTTCAATTAATTGTGTATTTGTGTGGGTCCAATTGAGAAAAAGAAGGATTTGGTGGTGGCTTTGGTGGTGTGGCAGAAATGGCTTCCAAAAATGGCAAGGCAAATGGCCACGGCCATAAATGGCCAACCATTGAGTTATGGTTTTTAGCAGATTTGGCCAAAAAATGGGAATGGCTTGAGCCATTTCTACACCATTGGACTTGCTCGTAGGTGATCAAAATAGCGCTCGTAGTAGGAAG is a window encoding:
- the LOC131316892 gene encoding uncharacterized protein LOC131316892 isoform X2, producing MHGIVKSSLPPPQSTFQQAIHSSLSLYRRNPSSEMTSRCSISSSKEVPLFQTLKGIQQLAETRRFKAWFLDQFGVLHDGKQPYPGAISTCRRNDAWFAALGRSCIHMTWNDRGAISLEGLGLQVVDNVDEAEFILAHGTEALGLPSGTSLPLTLEDLEEILKQCAVKKIPMVVANPDFVTVEARALRVMPGTLASKYEKLGGEVKWMGKPDEKIYKSAMAMAGVDAVDCIAVGDSLHHDIKGANIAGIQSAFITCGIHATELGLGKFGDAADSSSVQALALTHDAHPSYVLPAFMW
- the LOC131316892 gene encoding uncharacterized protein LOC131316892 isoform X1, which translates into the protein MHGIVKSSLPPPQSTFQQAIHSSLSLYRRNPSSEMTSRCSISSSKEVPLFQTLKGIQQLAETRRFKAWFLDQFGVLHDGKQPYPGAISTLERLATSGAKMVVISNSSRRASITMEKLKTLGFDPSLFLGAITSGELTHQYLQRRNDAWFAALGRSCIHMTWNDRGAISLEGLGLQVVDNVDEAEFILAHGTEALGLPSGTSLPLTLEDLEEILKQCAVKKIPMVVANPDFVTVEARALRVMPGTLASKYEKLGGEVKWMGKPDEKIYKSAMAMAGVDAVDCIAVGDSLHHDIKGANIAGIQSAFITCGIHATELGLGKFGDAADSSSVQALALTHDAHPSYVLPAFMW